In a genomic window of Argonema galeatum A003/A1:
- a CDS encoding peptidoglycan-binding domain-containing protein has product MSVIKIEEFSREFYETEKDGKIVSGGYNNEVGLGTTTVPPKIKEAVDRGDFRILDSYPPQGGKFALIGREIDKYSVLAVATSLREDGSRPGVCYRYFWLEKPQNENIDGIGTLLLWWEKVVKPKFEFNWQPNNPRLDYFADTRSRDYFIQSNSEFKDWLPKIKINSSQSQLALDNNGENISYKGLHYLAIHLHQSSNFPISWAWNVKELDKKQKFTIIYYTNSKIEINRLYNPNSSAIVKRDEPIPPPGYIDWQPTRDCLSDLAKNENINQNKLSELVNYLQHSSILQWNWSQINDQKIINQSTTPSGARYKALRAILGGEEVQGWLDWLRKTSNQTFQPTSLTIQAALLKASHSENTKNAYNQLVSRVNEGISQMLLQCTSPDITNNQYDNIEWLLFKSNTVLSSDFVNYTWSSYLQGYAKNLVSWLSAEDTQRNDDFYKQIRETLSEWDKKGKINGKYPLFPEYKKLALLFEKCKNYDLSAVLYQLSEGDVPEDISKNVNENVNEKIIRLRKRQKKANIYLIGVAVLIAILALAAGMRFAPGVFHLPNLPQAKDNSAKNNFILPRNFERDLDLWDNTGDPQAKQRLIQFLKDELPEILKDKDNDGNNEGRKKTSIATTNTFIKNAFTPTVSLSKDNPVKSDSPPDDIKIIQQMLNFIKYTSNSEELQFYTGDGEITGQFDQKTTEAIKNFQRIKMKLNQTTGTVGPDTWKKLQDSFKEEQVKPVKEFLRKSFEEGTNDNEIKQNINKLKSCKEDPTKAIEFIPCLKENQKILKKEDQK; this is encoded by the coding sequence ATGTCAGTTATAAAAATAGAGGAGTTTTCTAGAGAGTTTTACGAAACAGAGAAGGATGGGAAAATTGTATCTGGAGGGTACAATAATGAAGTTGGGCTAGGTACTACAACCGTTCCGCCAAAAATTAAAGAAGCTGTCGATCGGGGTGATTTTCGGATTCTTGATAGTTATCCGCCTCAAGGAGGAAAATTCGCCCTAATCGGCAGAGAAATTGATAAATATTCTGTGTTGGCAGTTGCTACAAGTTTAAGAGAAGACGGATCTCGGCCAGGAGTCTGTTACCGATATTTTTGGTTGGAAAAACCTCAAAATGAAAATATAGATGGAATTGGCACGTTATTACTTTGGTGGGAAAAAGTTGTAAAGCCGAAATTCGAGTTTAATTGGCAACCTAATAATCCAAGGCTAGATTATTTTGCAGATACTCGTAGTAGGGATTATTTTATACAATCTAATTCAGAATTTAAAGATTGGCTTCCAAAAATAAAAATTAATTCGTCTCAATCTCAATTAGCATTAGACAACAATGGGGAAAATATTAGCTACAAAGGACTGCACTACCTCGCTATACATCTTCATCAATCTTCTAATTTTCCCATTTCTTGGGCTTGGAATGTAAAAGAGCTAGATAAAAAACAAAAATTCACTATAATATATTATACAAATAGTAAAATTGAGATAAACAGATTATATAACCCAAATTCATCAGCAATTGTAAAGCGAGATGAGCCGATCCCACCTCCAGGTTATATTGATTGGCAGCCAACAAGAGATTGCCTATCAGACCTGGCCAAAAATGAAAATATTAATCAAAACAAGCTTTCAGAACTTGTTAATTACTTGCAACATTCTTCAATCCTTCAGTGGAATTGGAGTCAGATTAACGATCAAAAAATAATCAACCAGTCTACTACTCCATCTGGGGCCAGGTATAAAGCATTACGGGCGATTTTAGGAGGCGAAGAAGTACAAGGTTGGCTAGACTGGTTGAGGAAAACGAGTAACCAGACTTTTCAGCCAACTTCTTTAACTATTCAAGCAGCACTTCTAAAGGCTAGCCACAGTGAAAATACAAAAAATGCTTACAATCAACTGGTATCCCGTGTGAATGAAGGGATAAGTCAAATGCTGCTACAATGCACGTCACCAGATATTACAAATAACCAATATGACAATATTGAATGGTTATTGTTTAAATCAAATACTGTATTAAGTAGTGATTTTGTAAATTACACATGGTCTTCCTATTTACAGGGATACGCCAAAAATCTCGTGTCTTGGCTAAGTGCTGAAGATACACAAAGAAACGATGATTTTTATAAACAAATTCGAGAAACATTAAGTGAGTGGGATAAAAAGGGTAAGATAAATGGAAAATACCCCTTATTCCCCGAATATAAAAAGCTAGCTCTGTTATTTGAAAAATGTAAAAATTACGATTTGTCAGCAGTTTTATATCAACTTAGCGAGGGAGATGTCCCAGAGGATATATCCAAAAATGTAAACGAGAATGTAAACGAGAAAATTATTCGACTCAGGAAGAGACAAAAAAAGGCTAACATATATCTAATTGGGGTTGCTGTTCTTATCGCCATTTTAGCATTAGCCGCAGGGATGCGTTTTGCCCCTGGGGTATTTCATCTACCAAATTTGCCGCAAGCAAAAGATAATTCTGCGAAAAATAATTTCATCCTTCCCAGAAATTTTGAGCGGGACTTAGACTTGTGGGACAATACGGGCGACCCGCAAGCAAAGCAAAGATTAATTCAATTTCTGAAAGATGAATTACCCGAAATTCTCAAAGATAAAGATAATGATGGAAATAACGAGGGAAGAAAGAAAACCTCTATCGCAACAACAAATACATTCATTAAAAATGCCTTTACTCCTACAGTATCTTTGTCAAAAGATAATCCTGTAAAGTCTGATAGTCCGCCTGATGACATAAAAATTATCCAACAAATGCTGAATTTCATAAAGTATACTTCTAATTCAGAAGAACTCCAATTTTATACTGGAGATGGAGAAATCACCGGACAATTCGATCAAAAAACTACAGAAGCAATTAAGAACTTTCAGCGAATAAAGATGAAATTAAATCAAACTACTGGTACTGTTGGCCCAGACACTTGGAAAAAGTTGCAAGACTCGTTTAAAGAGGAACAAGTAAAGCCAGTTAAAGAGTTTTTGAGAAAAAGCTTTGAAGAAGGAACAAATGATAATGAAATCAAACAGAATATTAACAAACTAAAATCTTGTAAAGAAGATCCGACAAAAGCTATAGAATTCATCCCATGCTTGAAGGAAAATCAAAAAATACTAAAAAAAGAAGATCAAAAATGA